The Amycolatopsis sp. NBC_01480 genome segment GGCAGTCGGCCTCACGGGTGAACTGCTGGGCCAGGTGCCGGGTCAGGCTGGTTTTCCCGATGCCGGCCGAGCCGGACACGAGGAAGACACGTGCCGAGGACTCCAGGAACAGCCGGGCGGAGCCGACGACACCGGCTGGCGGGGTGTACGGGAGCGGAGCACCGGGCTCCGAATCGACAGTAGCCAGGATCGCGGCCGTCCTGACGGCCGACCCTGCACCGAGCCGGTGCACGACGACACCGCGCTCCTGATCGAATCGCTCCCGCCTGTCCGGTTCCAGGCGGCCGAGTTCCACATCGAGAACCTCGACCGTCTCGTGCTGCAGGGGTGCTGCCCGCTGCGGTTTCTCCCAGCCGACCACGGTGCTCTGGGCGTACCCCAGCCGCTGGGCGAACGCGCGCTGGCTGAGGTTCTGGACCTCGCGGAGCAACTTCACCTCGGGCGGCGTCCAGGTCGGGCGGCGGGTCACTGCACGTTCCTCCCGGCGGCGGTCTGATCGCACGAACTTAGCGAATTCCCAGCGTAGCGGGCCGTGCACCGCCGGGTACCGATCACGACCGATCACCACCCGCTCAGCGAACCCTTCCTCGCACCGGACACCGCCAGGCACGGTCATTCCACGCACTCGCCGTCCGTTCGGCGGCGGCGCCGTGCCGAGTGAGGAGCCGTGATGCCAGAGCCCGCACCGCCCGGAAGGCGCTCGTTGTCACCGTCGTCGTTCCGCAGCTTCCACGACGCGTACGCCGCGGTGCTCGCCGACCTCACCCGAGCGTCCGGACACATCAGCACCCGCGGCAACGCCGGGCCGGAACGGCTGAACGTGTCCTTCCAGCTGGGCAATCCCGCGGCGCGAGTCCCGATGTTCGCCTCCCGTAAAGCGAACATCGTGTTCAACCTGGCCGAGGTGTTGTGGTTCCTCGGTGGGCGCGATGACCTGGCGATGATGCGCTACTACGCGCCGAGGATGGCGGGCTACTCCGCCGACGGCGTCACCATCGCCGGCGCCGCCTACGGCACCCGCCTGTTCCGCACGCCCGGCCCCGGCCGGCGCTCGGCCTTCGACGCGACGCTGGACCTGATCCGCGAGGATCCCGACACCAAACGCGCGGTGATCCCGATCTTCGGCGCCCACGAGGTCGGCGACGGCGAGCACCCCGACGTCTCGTGCACCATCGCGTTTCAGCTCTTCAAACGCGAGGACCGCCTGCACGCGGTGTGTTACATGCGCGCCAACGATGCCTTCCAGGGCTTGGTGTCCGACGTCTTCTCCTTCACCTTCATCCAGGAGCTGGCCGCGCGTCTGCTCGGCCTTCGGCTGGGGACGTACACGCACCACGTCGGGTCGATGCACATCGGCGACCAGCACCTGGCGAAGGCCCGCGCCATCGTCGCCGAAGCTCGCCGGGCACGGCCATCGTCGCTGCCGGTGACGCCGATGCCGGCCAGTACCACGCGCGCGATGGTCGAGGAGGTCTGCGCGCAGGAAGCACAGCTGCGGGCCAACCGGATCAGCCACACCCTCGACTCCCTGGCCAAGACCGGGCTTCCGGCGTACTGGCAACGGCTGATCGCGCTGCTGGAGCTGCACCGCCACCTCATTCACCAGCCCGGGCGCCCGATCGACGAGGACATGCTCGCCTCGCTCGACCCCAGCCACTGGTGGCTGCTGCACCACAAATGGCCGGCTCGGGTCCCCTCGCCCGACGTTCTCGGCTGGGACAGACCATGACCGGCGTGCCCGTCGCCGCACCGGCGGACTGGACACAGTGGACTGTGGTGCTGCTCAAACCCGACTGCCTCGAACGTGACCTGGTGACCCCCGTCCTGGCCCGGGTCGCCGCCGCGGTCACCCTCGTCGTAGCCGAGCGCGTCACGGTGCAGGACTGGCAGATCTTCACCCACTACTGGGACCTGTTCGTCCACCGGCACCGGCTCGACGTCGATGTCGCCGGCTGCCTCCGGCACCGCTACGTCGGCCACCAGGTCGTCGTCGCCCTCGGCCACCACACTCAAGGCGACGCGCCCGCGCGGGCCCGTGCCCTGCTCGGCGACTTCGACCCGAGCGTCGCCGAGCCGGGGACCATCCGCGCCGATCTGGGCGCCGACAGCCTCGCCGCGGCACGCCGGGAGCACCGGCTGGTCGACAACCTCATCCACAGCTCCGACGACGCCACCGCGGCCTGGCGCGACTTCCACATCTGGCTCGGCGGGCACCGCGCCGCAGAACTACTCCGCCCACCCGCCACCGCACAGGACATTCCGGAGGTACCGCACCCATGACCCGTACACCCGTCGCGCTCGACACGGCCATCTCCCGTGGCACCCGCGCCCTGCGGATGATGCCGGCCGAGCAGATCGCACGCCTCGACCCGTACATGGCCCAGTTCATCGGTTACCGCAAGAGCGGCCTGTCGATGAACAACATCATCGGCTGCCCGCTGGACTGCGCCTACTGCGTCCGCCACTTCTGGGGCAACTTCGAGCAGAAGATCCCGCAGCTGATCGAAACCACCGCCAACGCCGTGCAAGCGCTCGTCGACCACCTCGGCTTCGCCCCGCACGTGACCCCGATCCAGCTCTACAACAAGGCCACCGACCCGTTCCTGCCCGCGGTCAAGCCCGAACTGTTCGCCGCTCTGCACGACCTGGACCGGCGCGGGCTGACGAACCTGGTCCTGCTGATCACCCGTTTCCGCGTGACCGACGCCGATATGGCCGAGCTGGAGTCGCTCACTCACCTGCGCGTCACACTGTTGTTCACCTACTCCGGGATCGAGGACGCACGGATCGAGCCCATCGCGAAAAGCTCGATCACCCTCACTTCCCTGCTGACCGCCGGCCGCACACCCGGCCGCCGGACCAAGGTCATCCTCTACTGGCGGCCGATCGTGCCGGGCTGGAACGACCACCCCGACACCATGGCCCGCGTCCTCGACGCCGGCCGCGACGCCGACGGCATCGTGTTCACCGGCTACTACCACAAACCCGAGAACGCGGAGTTCATCACCTCGCTCGGCATCCCGCTGCCCTACGGCCTCGACGACGTCGCACGCCGCAAGGCCATGCCCGCGGAGATCGACGCGAAAGTCGTCGCTGCGTGGAAGAAATCAGGCATCAGCACATCCTTGTACCGCAAGACATCCTGCGGTGTCGCCGCCGCACACAGCGTCGCCGACTACAATGGACACTGGGGCGTCAACGACCTCTGCGACATCTGCCCGCTCGCCCAGCAGACCCTGTGCCGCGACGCCCACCGCGCCCCCACCACCAGTGAGCTGGACGCCATCTTCGACACCCTCGGATACTCCTCACCGGTCGCGTTCGACGACGGACACGTCTGGACCCACGGCCTGAGCGAGCAGCAGCGCTACCCCATCCAGCACCAGACCGGCTACCAGATCTGGGACACGACCCTGCCGCACTTCCACGGCAACCACGGCCGCTCCCTCGTCGGCTTCACCCCCGATGAGGCAGATCAGCACCACATCGCGGAGGTTCGCCGTGACCTGGAGCACCAGACCCGCTTCGATGACGAGTGACCACCCCCGCACCGCGAACGGAGCCCCCCTGTGCCGGACGACACCGCCCCCTGGACCGACGCCCACCTCGTCGCCATCGACGTCGAAGGCAGCGGCCCGCAGGATCCCGCCGGCGAAGCACTGCTGGAGATCGCCCTGGTCCCGATCCGACGCGGCGCACCCGACGTGGACAAGGCGTTCAGCACGCTGATCAACCCGCAACGCACCATCACCCGCGGGCCCTGGACCTCACCCGGCATCACCAACACCGTCCTCCACGACGCACCCACCCTGGACGAGGTCGCCCCGGCCATCCTCGAACTGGTCGCCGGCGCGACGCTGGTCGGGCACAACGTCCGCGTCGACTGGCGCCTCCTGCACACCGTCCTCCCCGAGGCCGCACCGATCGGCCTGGTCGACACCCTGCGCCTCGCCAAACACCGCCACCCCCAACTCCGCACAGGGCACGGACTCCAAGCCTGGCTCGAACGGCTGTCCCTGTCCGACGGCATCACCCACGCCGCACCCGGCAGCCAGCCGCACCGCGCCCTCTGGGACACCGTCGGCACCGCGGCCCTCCTGCGCACGTTCATGCACGACGCCGCACCGGCGGAAGCCACGCTCGGTGGGCTCATGGCCGTGGCAGGCCTGAACCTGGACGGCACCGCCTTCTCCCCGCCGTCCGACCAACACTCCTTGTGGGACGACCTATGAACGCCTCAACTCGAACACCTGTACTCGACACCTTCTTGCTCGGCGGGGAAATCCCGGTCACCCGGCTCGGGCTCGGCACCATCCAGTTCACCGGCAACAGCGACCGCTGGGGCCCGCCCACCGACCCCGCGCACGCCACCCGGGTCCTCCGCGCCGCTCTGGACGCCGGTCTCAACCACATCGATACTGCCGACTGCTACGGACCCCACGCCTGCGAAACCCTAATCGCCAACGCCCTGCACCCTTACGACAGCACGCTGGTGCTCGCCACGAAGGGCGGCATCCGACGAACCCGCCCCGGCGAATGGGACCACTACGGCCACCCCGACTACCTGCGCTCCTGCATCGACCAAAGCCTCACACGCCTCCGCCGCGACACGATCGACCTCTACTACCTCCACCGCATCGACCCGCGAATCCCGCTCCACGACCAACTCGGCGCGCTGATCACCGCACGCCAGCAAGGAAAAATCCGCCACATCGGCCTATCCAAGGTCACCCTGGAGCAGCTGATGCAGGCCGAAACCCTCACACCGATCGCCGCCGTCCAGAACTACCGTGACCCCGCCAACCCCGATCACACGGTCCGAAACCACTGCCAGCGCAACAACATCGCCTACGTGCCCTACCGCCCCCTCGGAGGCGGTCAAGCACTGCAACCGGAACTGCCTGCGCGAGAACAACTCCACAGCATCTTCCGGTTCCATCTCGACTATTCACCACACGCGCTGCTGATCCCCGGGACCAGTTCGCTGACACACCTCAACGACAACATGACCGCCTTCGCCTCGGCGACCGCTCGACGAACCTCGTGACCTCAGCCGCTGCCGGAAAGTGCTTCGCGTAACCGATTGGCGCTTGTTCGCGAACTCCCGTAGCAAGGACTCGGTCGAGAACGCGGTGAAGAAGGCCGTGTGCACGAAGAAAGCCACCCTCTCCGCTGCCCAACACGCCCTGCTCACCGACTGGACCACCGCCGAATCCGTCCTCGGCATCAGCCGACCACCGGCAAGCCCAGGGCCACACACGGCTTGCCGGGCCACCACAATCGGCCCGCGCGGCCACCGACGCCGCAGTACACCCATGTCGGATGTGCTGTTGGCTCAATGGCCCTTGCCCGACGAAGCGATGCGGAGTATGGACGGCTGGCGCAGCAGGTCTGCAACGTACGGTCAGTGCGTGTGCAGTCCTCCAGCAGTTCCGTCTGCGGGCTGCCAGCCGAGCCCGTAG includes the following:
- a CDS encoding thymidylate synthase; the encoded protein is MPEPAPPGRRSLSPSSFRSFHDAYAAVLADLTRASGHISTRGNAGPERLNVSFQLGNPAARVPMFASRKANIVFNLAEVLWFLGGRDDLAMMRYYAPRMAGYSADGVTIAGAAYGTRLFRTPGPGRRSAFDATLDLIREDPDTKRAVIPIFGAHEVGDGEHPDVSCTIAFQLFKREDRLHAVCYMRANDAFQGLVSDVFSFTFIQELAARLLGLRLGTYTHHVGSMHIGDQHLAKARAIVAEARRARPSSLPVTPMPASTTRAMVEEVCAQEAQLRANRISHTLDSLAKTGLPAYWQRLIALLELHRHLIHQPGRPIDEDMLASLDPSHWWLLHHKWPARVPSPDVLGWDRP
- a CDS encoding nucleoside-diphosphate kinase yields the protein MTGVPVAAPADWTQWTVVLLKPDCLERDLVTPVLARVAAAVTLVVAERVTVQDWQIFTHYWDLFVHRHRLDVDVAGCLRHRYVGHQVVVALGHHTQGDAPARARALLGDFDPSVAEPGTIRADLGADSLAAARREHRLVDNLIHSSDDATAAWRDFHIWLGGHRAAELLRPPATAQDIPEVPHP
- a CDS encoding 3'-5' exonuclease, encoding MPDDTAPWTDAHLVAIDVEGSGPQDPAGEALLEIALVPIRRGAPDVDKAFSTLINPQRTITRGPWTSPGITNTVLHDAPTLDEVAPAILELVAGATLVGHNVRVDWRLLHTVLPEAAPIGLVDTLRLAKHRHPQLRTGHGLQAWLERLSLSDGITHAAPGSQPHRALWDTVGTAALLRTFMHDAAPAEATLGGLMAVAGLNLDGTAFSPPSDQHSLWDDL
- a CDS encoding aldo/keto reductase; the protein is MNASTRTPVLDTFLLGGEIPVTRLGLGTIQFTGNSDRWGPPTDPAHATRVLRAALDAGLNHIDTADCYGPHACETLIANALHPYDSTLVLATKGGIRRTRPGEWDHYGHPDYLRSCIDQSLTRLRRDTIDLYYLHRIDPRIPLHDQLGALITARQQGKIRHIGLSKVTLEQLMQAETLTPIAAVQNYRDPANPDHTVRNHCQRNNIAYVPYRPLGGGQALQPELPAREQLHSIFRFHLDYSPHALLIPGTSSLTHLNDNMTAFASATARRTS